A single window of Crassostrea angulata isolate pt1a10 chromosome 8, ASM2561291v2, whole genome shotgun sequence DNA harbors:
- the LOC128159212 gene encoding uncharacterized protein LOC128159212 isoform X2: protein MMQISTKWKQVIVAFVIVSIIIGLLSSYRLQTDVSVMREPKQGESRKTSSLENITCRLDPIVVRPESITLKMPPELEEVVPLWPNTRADKCIGNIKAKPMRKLSSNKYHNLYNCVERNKVMRSMRDNSLKTLDRSITHAYFKDLKKKQGVTIIEIGGYLGVLLPKLVETTGTKQYVALEPVPSFYQQLSKRIEDLSLQSRVTTYNFGLAKSKKELQISLRKEATSLLKDDKREGVQTETIKIFNVVDFFVQIGLGCNSLNLLTINCEGCEFDVIEILTSTSLIDNIDFVQFQPHLIVFDDDQKYICMYCRIRELLARTHEIAYDYPHVWETWKRKGLS, encoded by the coding sequence ATGATGCAGATAAGTACCAAGTGGAAGCAAGTGATTGTGGCCTTTGTAATTGTGAGTATCATCATTGGCTTACTCAGTTCGTATCGGCTCCAAACGGATGTTTCTGTTATGAGAGAACCAAAACAAGGAGAAAGCAGAAAAACTTCATCATTGGAGAACATCACTTGCCGTTTAGATCCCATCGTAGTCAGACCTGAAAGCATTACCCTAAAGATGCCACCGGAGCTTGAAGAAGTGGTTCCACTATGGCCAAATACAAGAGCAGATAAATGTATTGGAAATATCAAAGCAAAACCAATGAGAAAACTTTCATCAAACAAATACCACAATCTTTACAACTGTGTTGAAAGAAACAAAGTAATGCGATCTATGAGAGACAACTCTTTGAAAACGCTGGATCGCTCAATAACCCATGCATATTTTAAAGACCTGAAAAAGAAACAGGGGGTTACCATCATCGAAATTGGAGGTTACCTGGGTGTGTTGCTACCAAAGCTGGTGGAAACAACTGGAACGAAACAGTATGTCGCTCTAGAGCCCGTTCCTAGCTTCTATCAACAGTTATCCAAAAGGATCGAAGACCTTTCACTCCAATCAAGAGTTACTACCTACAATTTCGGTCTAGCTAAATCTAAGAAGGAACTCCAAATAAGTCTACGCAAAGAGGCAACTTCTCTGCTGAAAGACGACAAAAGAGAAGGGGTTCAAACGGAAACTATCAAGATATTCAATGTGGTAGACTTCTTCGTACAGATTGGTTTAGGGTGTAATTCATTGAACCTACTGACTATTAATTGTGAAGGATGCGAATTTGACGTCATAGAAATACTGACGTCAACATCGCTGATTGATAACATTGACTTCGTACAGTTTCAGCCCCATTTAATTGTGTTCGATGACGATCAAAAATATATCTGTATGTACTGTCGTATAAGGGAACTCCTTGCCAGG
- the LOC128159212 gene encoding uncharacterized protein LOC128159212 isoform X1, with product MIRLQCLPSTSQKMSMMQISTKWKQVIVAFVIVSIIIGLLSSYRLQTDVSVMREPKQGESRKTSSLENITCRLDPIVVRPESITLKMPPELEEVVPLWPNTRADKCIGNIKAKPMRKLSSNKYHNLYNCVERNKVMRSMRDNSLKTLDRSITHAYFKDLKKKQGVTIIEIGGYLGVLLPKLVETTGTKQYVALEPVPSFYQQLSKRIEDLSLQSRVTTYNFGLAKSKKELQISLRKEATSLLKDDKREGVQTETIKIFNVVDFFVQIGLGCNSLNLLTINCEGCEFDVIEILTSTSLIDNIDFVQFQPHLIVFDDDQKYICMYCRIRELLARTHEIAYDYPHVWETWKRKGLS from the exons ATGATACGTCTCCAGTGTCTGCCGTCAACGTCACAAAAGAT GAGTATGATGCAGATAAGTACCAAGTGGAAGCAAGTGATTGTGGCCTTTGTAATTGTGAGTATCATCATTGGCTTACTCAGTTCGTATCGGCTCCAAACGGATGTTTCTGTTATGAGAGAACCAAAACAAGGAGAAAGCAGAAAAACTTCATCATTGGAGAACATCACTTGCCGTTTAGATCCCATCGTAGTCAGACCTGAAAGCATTACCCTAAAGATGCCACCGGAGCTTGAAGAAGTGGTTCCACTATGGCCAAATACAAGAGCAGATAAATGTATTGGAAATATCAAAGCAAAACCAATGAGAAAACTTTCATCAAACAAATACCACAATCTTTACAACTGTGTTGAAAGAAACAAAGTAATGCGATCTATGAGAGACAACTCTTTGAAAACGCTGGATCGCTCAATAACCCATGCATATTTTAAAGACCTGAAAAAGAAACAGGGGGTTACCATCATCGAAATTGGAGGTTACCTGGGTGTGTTGCTACCAAAGCTGGTGGAAACAACTGGAACGAAACAGTATGTCGCTCTAGAGCCCGTTCCTAGCTTCTATCAACAGTTATCCAAAAGGATCGAAGACCTTTCACTCCAATCAAGAGTTACTACCTACAATTTCGGTCTAGCTAAATCTAAGAAGGAACTCCAAATAAGTCTACGCAAAGAGGCAACTTCTCTGCTGAAAGACGACAAAAGAGAAGGGGTTCAAACGGAAACTATCAAGATATTCAATGTGGTAGACTTCTTCGTACAGATTGGTTTAGGGTGTAATTCATTGAACCTACTGACTATTAATTGTGAAGGATGCGAATTTGACGTCATAGAAATACTGACGTCAACATCGCTGATTGATAACATTGACTTCGTACAGTTTCAGCCCCATTTAATTGTGTTCGATGACGATCAAAAATATATCTGTATGTACTGTCGTATAAGGGAACTCCTTGCCAGG